The Borrelia duttonii Ly genome segment ATTAATTAGAATGTAGAGAGTTAAAGATTAATAGAGGTTTGAATATGGATGTTGCTGTAACAAAAGAACAATTAATTGATGATAATCCAATAAATAAGAGTTCAATTAGGTCTGAGAGAGTTAAAAAAGATTATCATAATATACCATTTGATGGTCAGATTATAAGTTATTATGTTCTTGAAGAGAAGTTTGATCTTCTTCAAGATAGAATGATGGATAATTTTCACTATTTAGATGATAAGATCAATATTCTCAAGATTGATTTAAATGAAAAGATAGATGGAGTTGAGAGTAGGCTAGATGCCAAGATAGATGGAGTTGAGAGTAGACTTAGTGCTAGAATGGAGAAACTAGATGTTAGAATAGATAAACTAGATGCCAAAATAGATGGAGTTGAGAGTAGACTTAATGCTAGAATGGATAAACTAGATGCTAGAATGGATAAACTAGATGCTAGAATGGATAAACTAGATGCAAAGATAGAGGCTGTTAAGAGTGATGTGGGTCAAATTAATTCTAGGTTAACTTTTATTGAAAGTAAGTTAGGATTTATTGAAGGTAAGTTAGGATTTAAGGGTCAATTGATTTCGTCTTTGACAGTTATTGCGACACTTGCTGTTTCATATTTTGTAGTCCAAATGTTTGTGACTTTAGGAAAGTATTTAGGAATTTCATAGTATGGTACTTAGGTATTAATCTCTATTAATCACTAATCTTTGGTTCTCTTTTGTGATTAAGCCCTTGTTCATTAATTCTGATAAATATTTATTTTATATTTAGATAAATTTGTATTTTGATTGATTTTACGCACTGATTTTATAGTACGATTATCGTTTTCTAAATTAGATTTGATAAATTCAAGTATTTTGTCATCATTAAATTTTTTATGTTGTTTTTT includes the following:
- a CDS encoding coiled-coil domain-containing protein gives rise to the protein MDVAVTKEQLIDDNPINKSSIRSERVKKDYHNIPFDGQIISYYVLEEKFDLLQDRMMDNFHYLDDKINILKIDLNEKIDGVESRLDAKIDGVESRLSARMEKLDVRIDKLDAKIDGVESRLNARMDKLDARMDKLDARMDKLDAKIEAVKSDVGQINSRLTFIESKLGFIEGKLGFKGQLISSLTVIATLAVSYFVVQMFVTLGKYLGIS